Proteins from a genomic interval of Brachybacterium vulturis:
- a CDS encoding ExeM/NucH family extracellular endonuclease has protein sequence MSTPTHGVALRSRMARVGAAAAALALGVSLVPGLSATAQAAVVTPGDLQLNEIYGGGGNSGAAFQHDFVELVNTGDEDISVDGWSLQYASKSGTFNNSVALSGTVPAGSTFLIRLAPGNGAGDPLPESDLTGGINASGSGGTFALSDAEGALACEGTTCAEDPAVVDLVGWGPAATFSGEAPAPGTDNATSVSRIAATGENSTDFAAGTPTPGDAAPGDGGDDGGGDEQPPGETVEASIADIQGTGAQSPLAGQHVVTEGVVTAVYATGGLNGYVIQTAGSGGALDLSTHTGSTAVFVYSVGTMDQVAVGDSVRVTGEVSEYHGSTQITVGAEGLQLLEQDLEPVEPATLAGTFPVEEAQRESLEHMLYLPGEGDFTVTDVYPTNRFGEVTLAIGDEPLWQAGELMAPGAEATEYFTSRDELTVLLDDGKTTNFSDNAQQPLSWLSTEEPVRVGAAAGFTDPVVVAYSFDQWRLNPTTPWTSADTDGVDFEATRQDAPDAVGGDLQLATFNVLNYFTTLGEDTPGCEPYTNIEGEGTSVAGGCLLRGAWGADDLERQESKIVDAIVGTGADVVGLMEIENSARLGEEADEATATLVAALNAQAGEGTWDYVRTGEAYSALGLDGGQDVITNAIIFKPAEVTPVGSAEILAEDEAFENAREPIGQVFAPVSGSGAEQVEGEPFLFTVNHFKSKGSKDDEDADLPEDPVQGNARTSRLQQAEALLTWGEATAAERGVEDVFHGGDFNAYTEEEPLQLFYDAGFENLRETHDPESWTYSYGGMVGALDHVVANASAAERISGATAWQINGPESVMLQYSRYLNNTTDLYGAGPFASSDHDPVIVGLDAEFAEAEDFVDVPPGTMFYDEIMWMADNGYSTGWEDGTFRPLEPVNRDAMAAFLYRLAGSPEVDLPRSEPFTDVEKGDEHYAAIMWAYQQGITEGWDDGTFRPTTPIARDAMAAFVYRYAGSPDVEDPTSAVFDDVSASNQFATEIAWMRSEEITTGWPDGTYRPLAPTNRDATAAFLYRMSAENEISYLSEQD, from the coding sequence ATGAGCACCCCCACCCACGGCGTGGCCCTGCGCAGCCGCATGGCGCGCGTCGGCGCCGCCGCTGCGGCGCTCGCGCTCGGCGTGAGCCTGGTCCCCGGCCTCTCGGCGACCGCGCAGGCCGCCGTCGTCACCCCTGGCGACCTGCAGCTGAACGAGATCTACGGCGGCGGCGGCAACTCCGGCGCCGCCTTCCAGCACGATTTCGTGGAGCTGGTCAACACCGGCGATGAGGACATCTCCGTCGACGGCTGGTCGCTGCAGTACGCCTCGAAGTCCGGCACGTTCAACAACTCCGTGGCGCTGTCCGGGACCGTGCCCGCCGGCAGCACCTTCCTCATCCGGCTCGCCCCCGGCAACGGCGCCGGCGATCCGCTCCCGGAGTCGGATCTGACCGGCGGCATCAACGCCTCCGGCAGCGGCGGCACCTTCGCGCTCTCCGACGCCGAGGGCGCACTCGCCTGCGAGGGCACGACCTGCGCCGAGGACCCCGCCGTGGTGGACCTGGTGGGCTGGGGCCCGGCCGCGACCTTCTCCGGCGAGGCCCCCGCTCCCGGGACGGACAACGCGACCTCCGTCTCCCGCATCGCTGCGACCGGCGAGAACTCCACCGACTTCGCCGCGGGCACCCCGACGCCCGGTGACGCCGCCCCCGGCGACGGCGGGGACGACGGCGGGGGCGATGAGCAGCCGCCGGGTGAGACCGTCGAGGCGTCGATCGCCGACATCCAGGGCACCGGCGCGCAGAGCCCGCTGGCCGGTCAGCATGTGGTCACCGAGGGTGTGGTCACCGCGGTGTACGCCACCGGCGGCCTGAACGGCTATGTCATCCAGACCGCCGGCAGCGGCGGGGCGCTGGACCTCTCCACCCACACCGGCTCCACCGCCGTGTTCGTCTACTCCGTCGGCACCATGGACCAGGTCGCCGTCGGCGACTCGGTGCGCGTGACCGGCGAGGTCTCCGAGTACCACGGCTCCACCCAGATCACCGTCGGCGCCGAGGGCCTGCAGCTGCTCGAGCAGGACCTCGAGCCCGTCGAGCCCGCGACCCTCGCGGGCACCTTCCCCGTCGAGGAGGCGCAGCGCGAGAGCCTCGAGCACATGCTGTACCTGCCCGGCGAGGGCGACTTCACCGTCACCGACGTGTACCCCACCAACCGCTTCGGCGAGGTCACCCTCGCCATCGGCGACGAGCCCCTGTGGCAGGCCGGCGAGCTGATGGCCCCGGGCGCGGAGGCCACCGAGTACTTCACCAGCCGCGATGAGCTCACGGTGCTGCTGGATGACGGGAAGACCACGAACTTCTCGGACAATGCCCAGCAGCCGCTGAGCTGGCTGAGCACCGAGGAGCCGGTGCGCGTGGGCGCGGCGGCCGGCTTCACCGACCCGGTGGTGGTCGCCTATTCCTTCGACCAGTGGCGGCTGAACCCCACCACCCCGTGGACCTCCGCGGACACCGACGGTGTGGACTTCGAGGCCACCCGCCAGGACGCGCCCGACGCGGTGGGCGGCGACCTGCAGCTGGCCACCTTCAACGTGCTGAACTACTTCACCACCCTCGGCGAGGACACGCCCGGCTGCGAGCCGTACACCAACATCGAGGGGGAGGGCACCAGCGTGGCCGGCGGCTGCCTGCTGCGCGGCGCCTGGGGCGCCGACGACCTCGAGCGCCAGGAGTCCAAGATCGTCGACGCGATCGTGGGCACCGGGGCCGACGTGGTGGGCCTGATGGAGATCGAGAACTCCGCCCGCCTGGGCGAGGAGGCCGACGAGGCCACCGCCACCCTGGTCGCCGCGCTGAACGCGCAGGCCGGCGAGGGCACCTGGGACTACGTCCGCACCGGCGAGGCCTACTCCGCCCTGGGCCTGGACGGCGGTCAGGACGTGATCACCAACGCGATCATCTTCAAGCCCGCTGAGGTCACCCCCGTCGGCAGCGCGGAGATCCTCGCCGAGGACGAGGCGTTCGAGAACGCCCGCGAGCCGATCGGACAGGTGTTCGCCCCGGTCTCCGGCAGCGGCGCGGAGCAGGTCGAGGGCGAGCCGTTCCTCTTCACCGTCAACCACTTCAAGTCCAAGGGCTCCAAGGACGACGAGGACGCGGACCTGCCCGAGGACCCGGTCCAGGGCAACGCCCGCACCTCCCGCCTGCAGCAGGCCGAGGCGCTGCTGACCTGGGGCGAGGCCACGGCCGCCGAGCGGGGCGTCGAGGACGTCTTCCACGGCGGCGACTTCAACGCCTACACCGAGGAGGAGCCGCTGCAGCTCTTCTACGACGCCGGCTTCGAGAACCTGCGCGAGACCCATGACCCCGAGAGCTGGACCTACAGCTACGGCGGCATGGTCGGCGCGCTGGACCATGTGGTCGCCAACGCCTCCGCCGCCGAGCGCATCTCGGGAGCGACCGCCTGGCAGATCAACGGCCCCGAGTCGGTGATGCTCCAGTACTCCCGCTACCTCAACAACACCACCGACCTCTACGGGGCCGGTCCCTTCGCCTCCTCGGACCATGACCCGGTGATCGTGGGACTGGACGCGGAGTTCGCGGAGGCGGAGGACTTCGTCGACGTCCCGCCGGGCACCATGTTCTACGACGAGATCATGTGGATGGCGGACAACGGCTACTCCACGGGCTGGGAGGACGGCACCTTCCGTCCCCTGGAGCCGGTCAACCGTGATGCGATGGCCGCGTTCCTGTACCGCCTGGCGGGCTCTCCCGAGGTGGATCTGCCCCGCAGCGAGCCGTTCACGGACGTGGAGAAGGGCGACGAGCACTACGCGGCGATCATGTGGGCCTACCAGCAGGGCATCACTGAGGGCTGGGATGACGGCACCTTCCGGCCGACCACGCCGATCGCTCGCGATGCGATGGCGGCCTTCGTGTACCGCTACGCCGGCTCGCCGGACGTCGAGGACCCCACCTCTGCGGTGTTCGACGACGTCTCCGCCTCGAACCAGTTCGCCACGGAGATCGCGTGGATGAGGTCCGAGGAGATCACCACCGGCTGGCCGGACGGCACCTACCGTCCGCTGGCCCCGACCAACCGTGATGCGACCGCGGCCTTCCTCTACCGGATGAGCGCCGAGAACGAGATCAGCTACCTGTCCGAACAGGACTGA
- a CDS encoding APC family permease produces the protein MSDLVERNPVISTPGSLARRLGLRDAVVIGLAAMIGAGAFVSLGAAQDLAGALAPLAVLLAAGVALCNATSTAQLAAQHPAAGGTYHFGRQQLGPWWGFLAGWCFVIGKIASCAAMALVIAAYLVPEPAQRIVAALVVVVLTAVNLVGVTRTAALARVLVTIALTALVLTGVRLAIGLATGATGTGGDAAGDATAGAADGVRTADGMIAGLADATPGPLAGSAAGLWDGGLAAVLSAGSGGAVGIVLAVAQAAALMFFAFAGYARVATLGEEVTEPRRTIPRAVLIALGIVAVLYLTLSVLLVLVGPAPGDQGWGPAPFLTALRSVGAGGAWSVVITVGAVAAAGGALLALVAGISRTALAMARQRDLPPVLAHVSPRFAVPQRAEIVAGLAVLALVLLAGDVLVAIAASAFGVLLYYAIANLAALTQVGEWRLFPKAMQVLGLCGCVLLVVALPGSTIAVGAVLVLLGLAYRGIVLAARR, from the coding sequence ATGTCCGATCTCGTCGAACGGAACCCCGTGATCTCCACCCCAGGCTCGCTCGCCCGTCGGCTCGGCCTGCGGGACGCGGTCGTGATCGGCCTGGCCGCGATGATCGGGGCCGGCGCCTTCGTCTCCCTCGGGGCCGCCCAGGACCTCGCCGGGGCGCTGGCCCCGCTGGCCGTGCTGCTGGCCGCCGGGGTCGCGCTGTGCAACGCCACCTCCACCGCGCAGCTGGCGGCCCAGCATCCCGCCGCGGGCGGCACCTACCACTTCGGCAGGCAGCAGCTGGGTCCCTGGTGGGGCTTCCTCGCCGGCTGGTGTTTCGTGATCGGCAAGATCGCCTCCTGCGCCGCGATGGCCCTGGTCATCGCCGCCTACCTGGTGCCCGAGCCGGCGCAGCGGATCGTCGCCGCGCTCGTGGTCGTGGTGCTCACCGCCGTGAACCTGGTGGGCGTCACCCGCACCGCGGCGCTCGCCCGCGTGCTGGTCACCATCGCGCTCACCGCGCTGGTGCTCACCGGGGTGCGGCTCGCGATCGGCCTCGCCACCGGTGCGACCGGAACCGGCGGAGACGCTGCCGGGGATGCGACCGCGGGCGCTGCCGACGGGGTCCGCACCGCCGACGGGATGATCGCCGGCCTCGCCGACGCGACCCCCGGCCCCCTGGCCGGCTCCGCGGCAGGTCTCTGGGACGGTGGGCTCGCCGCCGTGCTCAGTGCCGGCAGCGGCGGAGCGGTCGGGATCGTGCTCGCCGTGGCCCAGGCCGCGGCGCTGATGTTCTTCGCCTTCGCCGGCTACGCACGGGTGGCGACCCTCGGCGAGGAGGTCACCGAGCCCCGCCGCACGATCCCCCGCGCGGTCCTCATCGCCCTGGGCATCGTGGCCGTGCTGTACCTGACCCTCTCCGTGCTGCTGGTCCTCGTCGGTCCCGCTCCGGGCGACCAGGGCTGGGGTCCGGCCCCGTTCCTCACCGCGCTCCGGTCCGTGGGCGCCGGCGGGGCGTGGAGCGTGGTCATCACCGTGGGCGCGGTCGCCGCCGCCGGCGGGGCGCTGCTCGCCCTGGTCGCAGGGATCTCCCGCACCGCGCTCGCCATGGCCCGTCAGCGGGATCTGCCGCCGGTGCTCGCCCACGTCAGCCCCCGGTTCGCGGTGCCGCAGCGGGCAGAGATCGTCGCGGGCCTCGCCGTGCTGGCACTGGTGCTGCTGGCGGGGGACGTGCTGGTCGCGATCGCCGCCTCCGCCTTCGGGGTGCTGCTCTACTACGCGATCGCGAACCTCGCCGCGCTCACCCAGGTGGGGGAGTGGAGGCTGTTCCCCAAGGCCATGCAGGTGCTGGGACTGTGCGGCTGCGTGCTGCTGGTCGTGGCCCTGCCCGGCAGCACGATCGCGGTCGGAGCGGTCCTGGTGCTGCTGGGGCTCGCCTATCGCGGCATCGTCCTCGCCGCCCGCCGCTGA
- a CDS encoding ArsR/SmtB family transcription factor, translating to MHALDVLGDPVRRRILELLADHGELGAPELGAGEIGEIVQPEFGISQPAVSQHLRVLREHGFATVRAEGRRRFYAVDSRGPQEAQEWLTPFERFWLPKLDALGTELARGKLQRRRAVDAASPAVADPASPAVPGTVRSVASGAGPPAAAETARAPSNSAPGTPPAPTPTPTPKET from the coding sequence ATGCACGCGCTCGATGTCCTCGGCGACCCGGTGCGGCGTCGGATCCTCGAGCTCCTCGCCGACCACGGGGAGCTCGGTGCGCCCGAGCTCGGCGCCGGCGAGATCGGCGAGATCGTGCAGCCGGAGTTCGGGATCAGTCAGCCGGCCGTCTCCCAGCACCTGCGGGTCCTGCGCGAGCACGGCTTCGCCACCGTCCGGGCCGAAGGGCGCCGCCGCTTCTACGCGGTCGATTCCCGCGGCCCGCAGGAGGCACAGGAATGGCTCACCCCCTTCGAGCGCTTCTGGCTGCCGAAGCTCGACGCCCTGGGCACCGAACTCGCGCGCGGGAAGCTCCAGCGCCGCCGCGCCGTGGACGCCGCCTCGCCGGCCGTTGCTGACCCGGCATCGCCGGCCGTACCCGGCACAGTCCGGTCGGTCGCCTCCGGCGCCGGCCCGCCTGCTGCCGCCGAGACCGCCCGCGCCCCCTCGAACTCCGCGCCGGGCACCCCGCCCGCCCCGACCCCGACCCCGACCCCGAAGGAGACCTGA
- a CDS encoding SRPBCC domain-containing protein, whose protein sequence is MVDVPTQLQSVTRTYRLEEREGEPAHVQSLEQTYPAALAEVWDAVTTAERIQRWFLPISGDLELGGRYQFEGNAGGEILACEPPSDGAAEYSVTWEMMGGVSWLTIRLAADGDQATRFELEHTSRTADIPAEMWETFGPGATGVGWDGGLLGLGLHLGATAGSLAPSEAEAWAGTEEGRSFYRGAADGWAVAHTASGEDAEIAQQRADATYGFYTGTGQEG, encoded by the coding sequence ATGGTCGACGTCCCCACCCAGCTGCAGTCCGTCACCCGCACTTACCGCCTCGAGGAGCGAGAGGGCGAGCCCGCGCACGTCCAGTCGCTCGAGCAGACCTACCCCGCTGCGCTGGCCGAGGTGTGGGACGCGGTCACCACCGCCGAGCGCATCCAGCGCTGGTTCCTGCCGATCAGCGGCGACCTGGAGCTGGGCGGCCGCTACCAGTTCGAGGGCAACGCCGGTGGAGAGATCCTCGCCTGCGAGCCGCCGTCCGATGGGGCCGCCGAGTACTCCGTGACCTGGGAGATGATGGGCGGCGTGTCCTGGCTGACCATCCGCCTGGCCGCGGACGGCGACCAGGCCACCCGCTTCGAGCTCGAGCACACCTCCCGCACCGCGGACATCCCTGCCGAGATGTGGGAGACCTTCGGCCCCGGCGCCACCGGTGTGGGCTGGGACGGCGGCCTGCTGGGCCTGGGTCTGCACCTGGGTGCGACCGCGGGCTCGTTGGCCCCGTCCGAGGCCGAGGCCTGGGCCGGCACCGAGGAGGGCCGCTCCTTCTACCGCGGCGCGGCCGACGGCTGGGCCGTGGCCCACACCGCCTCCGGCGAGGATGCCGAGATCGCCCAGCAGCGGGCCGACGCCACCTACGGCTTCTATACCGGCACCGGCCAGGAAGGCTGA
- a CDS encoding FAD-dependent oxidoreductase translates to MATDAQSPSTDSVPADLTADVVVLGGGPVGENVAQYAIEGTDLTAVIVESELLGGECSYFACIPSKALLRPLAVADTAAHLPGITTPEVDREALLARRDSWVSHYDDAGQVQWAEGAGMQVVRGHGRIVGEREVLVEPADAPGGPSPADLADGTSAGPPASSMPSTPAAPTRIRARRAVVIASGSEAVVPGPLQELAPWTSRDATGVREVPEELVIVGGGVVAVEAATWMAGLGSRVRLLVRGTSLLTGFEPFAGTQVRDALRALGVDVQFGASVLSGEREGARRTGLGRLHGGRVTLQVEDAGGRREVSADEVLAATGRRPRLAEVGLEAVGLTAQDVTGAETTTSDDATGAPLPQWLQVVGDASGDVPLTHWGKYRSRVIGQAIRAGATGEALEPVPERVPVPQVVFTDPQVTSVGLTEAAARAAGHDVVTAQVPFGEAAGSALLRADVTGTAQLVVDRAARTLLGATFVGPDASEMLHAATIAIVGQVPVSALRHAVPSFPAASELWLRLLEELPRELRGA, encoded by the coding sequence ATGGCCACCGATGCGCAGTCCCCGTCCACCGACTCCGTTCCCGCTGATCTCACCGCCGACGTCGTCGTGCTCGGCGGCGGCCCCGTCGGCGAGAACGTCGCCCAGTACGCGATCGAGGGCACCGACCTCACCGCGGTGATCGTCGAGTCCGAGCTGCTGGGCGGCGAATGCTCCTACTTCGCGTGCATACCGTCCAAGGCGCTGCTGCGGCCGCTCGCCGTCGCGGACACCGCCGCCCACCTGCCGGGGATCACCACCCCGGAGGTCGACCGCGAGGCGCTGCTGGCCCGGCGCGACAGCTGGGTCTCCCACTACGACGATGCCGGCCAGGTGCAGTGGGCCGAGGGCGCGGGCATGCAGGTGGTGCGCGGGCACGGCCGGATCGTCGGCGAGCGGGAGGTGCTGGTGGAGCCGGCCGACGCACCGGGCGGCCCCAGCCCCGCCGACCTCGCCGACGGCACCTCCGCAGGACCCCCGGCCTCGTCGATGCCGAGCACCCCCGCGGCCCCCACCCGGATCCGTGCCCGCCGCGCGGTGGTGATCGCCTCCGGCTCCGAGGCCGTGGTGCCCGGACCGCTGCAGGAGCTGGCGCCATGGACCTCCCGGGATGCGACCGGGGTGCGCGAGGTGCCGGAGGAGCTGGTGATCGTCGGCGGCGGCGTGGTCGCGGTCGAGGCCGCGACCTGGATGGCGGGGCTCGGCTCCCGGGTGCGGCTGCTGGTGCGCGGCACCTCCCTGCTGACCGGCTTCGAGCCCTTCGCCGGCACACAGGTGCGGGATGCGCTGCGCGCTCTCGGGGTGGACGTCCAGTTCGGAGCCTCGGTCCTCAGCGGCGAACGCGAAGGTGCACGGAGGACCGGGCTCGGCCGGCTCCACGGCGGCCGGGTCACGCTGCAGGTCGAGGACGCCGGCGGGCGCCGGGAGGTGAGCGCCGACGAGGTGCTCGCCGCGACCGGTCGTCGGCCCCGGCTGGCGGAGGTGGGCCTGGAGGCGGTCGGACTCACTGCCCAGGACGTCACCGGCGCCGAGACCACCACCTCCGATGATGCCACCGGGGCCCCGCTGCCCCAGTGGCTGCAGGTGGTGGGCGATGCCAGCGGGGACGTGCCGCTGACCCACTGGGGCAAGTACCGCTCTCGTGTGATCGGGCAGGCGATCCGTGCCGGCGCGACCGGTGAGGCGCTCGAACCGGTGCCCGAGCGGGTGCCGGTCCCCCAGGTGGTGTTCACCGATCCGCAGGTCACCAGTGTCGGGCTCACCGAGGCGGCGGCCCGCGCGGCGGGCCATGACGTGGTCACGGCGCAGGTGCCCTTCGGCGAGGCGGCCGGCTCGGCGCTGTTGCGGGCCGATGTCACCGGCACTGCTCAGCTGGTGGTCGACCGGGCGGCACGGACGCTGCTCGGTGCCACCTTCGTGGGTCCCGACGCCTCCGAGATGCTCCATGCCGCGACCATCGCGATCGTCGGCCAGGTGCCGGTGTCCGCGCTGCGGCACGCGGTGCCGAGCTTCCCCGCCGCCTCCGAGCTGTGGCTGCGGCTGCTGGAGGAGCTGCCGCGGGAGCTGCGGGGCGCCTGA
- a CDS encoding NAD-dependent succinate-semialdehyde dehydrogenase, giving the protein MTENHEQELLAAVPQELFIDGRWRAAEGGETLEVRDPATGEVIRTIASASSADAQAAMDAAAEAFPAWARTPARERGELLRRAFDLLTERAEEFALLMTLEMGKPLAESRGEVTYGAEFLRWFSEEAVRVQGRYGAVPEGTGRAIVTQHPVGPCFLITPWNFPLAMATRKIAPALAAGCTVIIKPAQLTPLTTLAFVKLLEEAGLPAGVVNVVTSRSSRAVSEPILADPRLRKLSFTGSTEVGQKLLSQAAPGVLRTSMELGGNAPFVIFEDADLDAAVEGAMLAKFRNIGQACTAANRFIVHRSLADEFARRVTERVEDFGMGRGTEEGVTIGPLIDEDAVQKAGTLVSDAVDRGATLTTGGKRVEGEGTFFEATVLTDVPEGSELLREEIFGPVLAIVPFDTEEEAVRLANGTEFGLVSYVYTQDLARGQRMIELLEAGMLGLNMGVVSNAAAPFGGWKMSGLGREGGAEGIHEYLQSKYTLTPNPF; this is encoded by the coding sequence ATGACTGAGAACCACGAGCAGGAGCTGCTGGCCGCCGTCCCCCAGGAGCTGTTCATCGACGGGCGCTGGCGCGCCGCGGAGGGCGGGGAGACCCTGGAGGTCCGCGATCCCGCCACCGGCGAGGTGATCCGCACCATCGCCTCCGCCTCCAGCGCCGACGCGCAGGCCGCGATGGACGCGGCGGCGGAGGCCTTCCCCGCCTGGGCCCGGACCCCGGCCCGGGAGCGGGGCGAGCTGCTGCGGCGGGCCTTCGACCTGCTCACCGAGCGCGCCGAGGAGTTCGCGCTGCTGATGACGCTGGAGATGGGCAAGCCACTGGCAGAGTCCCGCGGCGAGGTGACGTACGGCGCCGAGTTCCTGCGCTGGTTCAGCGAGGAGGCGGTGCGGGTCCAGGGCCGCTACGGCGCGGTCCCCGAGGGCACCGGGCGGGCGATCGTCACCCAGCACCCGGTGGGGCCCTGCTTCCTGATCACCCCGTGGAACTTCCCGCTGGCGATGGCGACCCGCAAGATCGCCCCGGCGCTCGCGGCCGGCTGCACGGTGATCATCAAACCGGCGCAGCTGACCCCGCTGACCACCCTCGCGTTCGTGAAGCTGCTGGAGGAGGCGGGGCTGCCGGCAGGCGTGGTCAACGTGGTCACCTCCCGCTCCTCCCGCGCCGTCTCCGAGCCGATCCTCGCCGATCCGCGGCTGCGCAAGCTCTCCTTCACCGGCTCCACCGAGGTGGGGCAGAAGCTGCTGTCCCAGGCGGCACCGGGCGTGCTGCGCACCTCGATGGAGCTGGGCGGCAACGCCCCGTTCGTGATCTTCGAGGACGCGGATCTGGACGCCGCGGTCGAGGGCGCGATGCTCGCGAAGTTCCGCAACATCGGCCAGGCCTGCACCGCCGCGAACCGCTTCATCGTCCACCGCTCGCTGGCCGACGAGTTCGCCCGCCGGGTCACCGAGCGGGTCGAGGACTTCGGCATGGGCCGCGGCACCGAGGAGGGCGTGACCATCGGCCCGCTGATCGACGAGGACGCGGTCCAGAAGGCCGGCACGCTGGTCTCCGACGCGGTCGATCGCGGCGCGACCCTCACCACCGGCGGGAAGAGGGTCGAGGGCGAGGGCACCTTCTTCGAGGCCACGGTGCTCACGGACGTGCCCGAGGGCAGCGAGCTGCTGCGGGAGGAGATCTTCGGGCCGGTGCTCGCGATCGTCCCCTTCGACACCGAGGAGGAAGCCGTGCGCCTGGCGAACGGCACCGAGTTCGGGCTGGTCTCCTACGTCTATACGCAGGACCTCGCCCGGGGGCAGCGGATGATCGAGCTGCTGGAGGCCGGGATGCTGGGCCTGAACATGGGCGTGGTCTCCAACGCCGCGGCGCCGTTCGGCGGCTGGAAGATGTCGGGCCTGGGCCGCGAGGGCGGCGCGGAGGGCATCCACGAGTACCTGCAGTCGAAGTACACGCTGACGCCTAATCCTTTCTGA
- a CDS encoding FAD-binding monooxygenase, with product MQFHHHGYLSTEPRVAAAAGTGTDRPDELPDTMDVLIVGSGPAGVIAAAQLSQYPDVHTRLIERRPGRLELGQADGIQARSVETFQAFGFAERITAEAYRITEMNFWAPDPEHPQNIIRTSRTDDDVRGVSEFPHLIVNQARVLDYYLEAAQRGPARIEPDYGWEFTGELTVTEGAEHPVAVTLRRTAGPDEGAERTVRAKYVYGCDGAHSRVRKALGCTMDGDKALHAWGVMDVLYDTDFPDIRTKCAIQSHDGGSILLIPREGGYLIRLYVDLGTVAEDDGGQVRRTPMETVVAKANEILHPYTIEVRDVAWSSIYEVGHRLTDRFDDVLPRDRGTRTPRVFIAGDACHTHSAKAGQGMNVSMQDGFNLAWKLGQVLTGRSPASLLDTYSAERQVVAKDLIDFDREWSSLMAKKPEELGSPDEVAEYYVRTSEFPAGFMTEYADSMITREGTGQELATGYPIGKRFKSERVVRVSDANPVHLGHHARADGRWRLYAFADPAAPSAADSPLRRWAQWMLEAPDSPVAVHTPAGADLDALFDIKVIFQQGHHEFEVTDAPEIFRSRSGPFQLTDYERVYATDRRDPELFDPVDIFTTRGISREGAVVVVRPDQYVAGIFPLTDTAGLAEFFQGHLLPADDTAAAS from the coding sequence ATGCAGTTCCACCACCACGGGTACCTCTCGACCGAGCCGCGGGTCGCCGCGGCCGCCGGCACCGGGACGGACCGCCCCGATGAGCTCCCCGACACCATGGACGTGCTGATCGTCGGCTCCGGACCGGCCGGCGTGATCGCCGCCGCACAGCTCTCCCAGTACCCGGACGTCCACACCCGCCTCATCGAGCGCCGCCCGGGCCGGCTCGAGCTCGGCCAGGCCGACGGCATCCAGGCCCGCAGCGTGGAGACCTTCCAGGCCTTCGGCTTCGCCGAGCGGATCACCGCCGAGGCCTACCGGATCACCGAGATGAACTTCTGGGCCCCGGATCCGGAGCACCCGCAGAACATCATCCGCACCTCCCGCACCGATGACGACGTCCGCGGTGTCAGCGAGTTCCCGCATCTGATCGTCAATCAGGCACGGGTGCTGGACTACTACCTCGAGGCCGCCCAGCGCGGCCCGGCCCGCATCGAACCCGACTACGGCTGGGAGTTCACCGGCGAGCTCACCGTCACCGAGGGCGCGGAGCACCCGGTCGCGGTGACCCTGCGCCGCACGGCGGGGCCGGACGAGGGCGCCGAACGGACCGTGCGCGCGAAGTACGTCTACGGCTGCGACGGCGCCCACTCACGGGTGCGCAAGGCGCTGGGCTGCACCATGGACGGCGACAAGGCGCTGCACGCCTGGGGAGTCATGGACGTCCTGTACGACACGGACTTCCCCGACATCCGCACCAAGTGCGCGATCCAGTCCCACGACGGCGGCAGCATCCTGCTGATCCCCCGCGAGGGCGGCTATCTGATCCGGCTGTACGTGGATCTCGGCACGGTCGCGGAGGACGACGGCGGCCAGGTGCGCCGGACACCGATGGAGACCGTGGTCGCGAAGGCCAACGAGATCCTCCACCCGTACACGATCGAGGTGCGGGACGTGGCCTGGAGCAGCATCTACGAGGTGGGCCACCGCCTCACGGACCGCTTCGACGACGTGCTGCCGAGGGACCGCGGCACCCGCACCCCGCGGGTGTTCATCGCGGGCGACGCCTGCCACACCCACTCCGCCAAGGCCGGGCAGGGCATGAACGTGTCCATGCAGGACGGCTTCAACCTGGCCTGGAAGCTGGGGCAGGTGCTCACCGGGCGCAGCCCCGCCTCGCTGCTGGACACCTACTCCGCCGAGCGCCAGGTGGTCGCGAAGGACCTCATCGACTTCGACCGCGAGTGGTCCTCGCTGATGGCGAAGAAGCCCGAGGAGCTCGGCTCCCCGGACGAGGTCGCGGAGTACTACGTGCGCACCAGCGAGTTCCCGGCCGGCTTCATGACCGAGTACGCCGACTCGATGATCACCCGCGAGGGGACCGGCCAGGAGCTCGCCACCGGGTACCCGATCGGCAAGCGGTTCAAGTCCGAACGCGTGGTGCGCGTCAGCGACGCCAACCCCGTCCACCTCGGGCACCATGCGCGGGCCGACGGCCGCTGGCGCCTGTACGCCTTCGCCGACCCCGCCGCCCCGTCGGCGGCCGACTCCCCGCTGCGCCGCTGGGCGCAGTGGATGCTGGAGGCCCCCGACTCCCCCGTCGCCGTGCACACGCCGGCGGGGGCCGACCTCGATGCGCTGTTCGACATCAAGGTGATCTTTCAGCAGGGGCACCACGAGTTCGAGGTCACCGACGCCCCGGAGATCTTCCGCTCGCGCAGCGGGCCGTTCCAGCTCACCGACTACGAGCGGGTCTATGCCACCGACCGTCGGGACCCCGAGCTCTTCGACCCGGTGGACATCTTCACCACCCGCGGCATCTCGCGCGAGGGCGCCGTGGTGGTGGTGCGCCCCGACCAGTACGTCGCCGGGATCTTCCCCTTGACCGACACCGCAGGACTGGCAGAGTTCTTCCAGGGGCACCTGCTGCCGGCCGACGACACCGCTGCGGCGTCCTGA